The Alphaproteobacteria bacterium sequence TAGCTCCACGTCATGAAGCCGCCGGCCGTATACACCCTATTACCCAAGTGATAGATGAAATAACAGCTATATTCTCGGCGCAAGGCTTTGCTACTGCTACCGGCCCTGAAATCGAAGATGATTTTCATAACTTCACGGCATTAAACATTCCCGAATCGCACCCTGCCCGCCAAATGCATGACACATTTTATTTGCAAGGCGAAGAAGGCAAACCTATGCCGGTGCTACGTACCCATACTTCGCCAGTGCAAATTCGCAGCATGCGCGAGGGCAAACCGCCTTTCCGTCTGATTGCTCCGGGCAGCACATTTCGCTCCGACTCTGACATTACCCACACCCCCATGTTTCATCAAATAGAAGGCTTAGTGATAGATAAAGACATTCATATGGGACACTTAAAGGGCTGCCTCATAAACTTTATCAAAGAATTTTTTGGTCTTGATGATGTGCCTGTGCGGTTTCGTGCAAGCTTCTTCCCCTTTACCGAACCTTCTGCAGAGGTTGATATTGGCTGCTCTCGCGAGAATGGCGAACTGAAAATTGGTGCCGGAAAAGACTGGCTCGAAATTTTAGGCTGCGGCATGGTGCATCCAAATGTGCTACGCAACTGTGGAATCGATCCCGATGAATGGCAGGGCTTTGCCTTTGGTGTGGGTGTCGAACGCAT is a genomic window containing:
- the pheS gene encoding phenylalanine--tRNA ligase subunit alpha, which encodes MSQPATKPSTSATPGAIETEALSAIASCTDLIALDAIRVAYLGKKGAITQQLKTLGAATPEERRSRGQALNAARDTITQAIEAQHDRLNLAEINSRLEAERLDVTLAPRHEAAGRIHPITQVIDEITAIFSAQGFATATGPEIEDDFHNFTALNIPESHPARQMHDTFYLQGEEGKPMPVLRTHTSPVQIRSMREGKPPFRLIAPGSTFRSDSDITHTPMFHQIEGLVIDKDIHMGHLKGCLINFIKEFFGLDDVPVRFRASFFPFTEPSAEVDIGCSRENGELKIGAGKDWLEILGCGMVHPNVLRNCGIDPDEWQGFAFGVGVERMAMLKYGIPDLRTFFDSDVRWLEHYGFAPLDIPALVSAYSSAYKK